In Agrobacterium tumefaciens, a single genomic region encodes these proteins:
- the pdhS2 gene encoding two-component system sensor histidine kinase PdhS2, which yields MSKSVSTSTDKIIVDRSKKHRNKAVFDTVKTTRERLQQGAGGNEAYEREMLTMHIAEALQGAMIMPLFIVLASIIGLYITRDISLIIWSLIALSFHAMSLVLAKRAAKQEITDENLQHWKNLFLAMQILIGCAWAMFALAEPVRNDPTLVLFFKGATLLIALSLTAMANFMLRRATFMTFLPVLAALCITSAISRDPFDVGLALMFGMAILFCHRITSRLYQTSIKLLSSQTEKDDLIAELEVANSVSDEARRRAEEANLAKSRFLASMSHELRTPLNAILGFSEVMSSEVLGPLNNPLYKEYSGDIHRSGQHLLDLINEILDLSRIEAGRYDLNEESISMLEIAEDCIGMIQLRARAKNIRISQQFEASLPQVWADEKSIRQVILNLLSNAVKFTPQGGEILVKAGWTAGGGQYVSIRDNGPGIPEDEIPVVLSAFGQGSIAIKSAEQGTGLGLPIVQAILAKHDGQFILKSKLREGTEGIAILPAKRVLQSLPAVEETHAIQPRRRSFA from the coding sequence ATGAGTAAAAGCGTCAGCACGTCCACCGACAAGATCATCGTCGACCGTTCGAAAAAACACCGCAACAAGGCGGTTTTCGACACGGTGAAGACGACGCGTGAACGCCTGCAGCAGGGAGCAGGCGGAAACGAAGCCTATGAACGCGAAATGCTGACCATGCACATCGCCGAAGCCCTGCAGGGCGCGATGATCATGCCGCTTTTCATCGTGCTTGCCTCCATCATCGGCCTTTACATCACCCGCGATATCAGCCTGATCATATGGTCGCTGATTGCGTTGAGCTTTCACGCCATGTCGCTGGTGCTGGCGAAACGGGCCGCCAAACAGGAGATCACGGACGAAAATCTCCAGCATTGGAAAAACCTCTTTCTCGCCATGCAGATCCTCATCGGCTGCGCCTGGGCCATGTTCGCACTGGCCGAGCCGGTGCGCAACGACCCGACGCTCGTTCTTTTCTTCAAGGGCGCAACGCTGCTGATCGCGCTTTCGCTCACCGCCATGGCCAATTTTATGTTGCGGCGGGCAACCTTCATGACCTTCCTGCCGGTACTGGCCGCACTTTGCATCACGTCGGCTATTTCGCGGGACCCCTTTGATGTCGGTCTGGCGCTGATGTTCGGCATGGCGATCCTCTTCTGTCATCGCATCACCAGTCGGCTTTACCAGACCAGCATCAAGCTCCTCTCCTCGCAGACGGAAAAGGACGACCTGATCGCCGAACTCGAAGTCGCCAATTCAGTGTCCGACGAAGCGCGGCGGCGCGCCGAAGAGGCCAATCTGGCAAAATCGCGCTTTCTCGCTTCCATGTCGCACGAGCTCAGAACCCCGCTCAACGCCATCCTCGGCTTTTCCGAGGTCATGTCCTCAGAGGTGCTCGGCCCGCTCAACAATCCGCTCTACAAGGAATATTCCGGCGATATCCATCGCTCCGGCCAGCATCTGCTCGATCTCATCAACGAAATCCTCGACCTCTCGCGCATCGAGGCCGGCCGCTACGATCTCAACGAGGAATCCATCTCCATGCTGGAAATCGCCGAGGATTGCATCGGCATGATCCAGCTGCGCGCCCGCGCGAAGAACATCAGGATTTCCCAGCAGTTCGAAGCCAGCCTGCCGCAGGTCTGGGCCGATGAGAAATCCATCCGCCAGGTCATTCTCAACCTGCTCTCCAATGCCGTGAAATTCACCCCGCAGGGTGGCGAAATCCTCGTGAAGGCGGGCTGGACGGCAGGCGGAGGGCAATATGTCTCTATCAGGGATAACGGCCCCGGCATTCCCGAAGATGAGATTCCCGTGGTGCTGTCGGCCTTCGGGCAGGGATCGATCGCGATCAAGAGCGCGGAACAGGGAACGGGCCTTGGCCTGCCCATCGTTCAGGCCATCCTCGCCAAGCATGATGGCCAGTTCATCCTGAAATCGAAGTTGCGCGAAGGCACGGAAGGCATCGCCATTCTGCCGGCAAAGCGCGTGCTGCAAAGCCTGCCTGCGGTGGAAGAAACCCACGCCATCCAGCCACGCCGCCGGTCTTTCGCTTGA
- a CDS encoding diacylglycerol kinase has protein sequence MDATPQRPQPDPAFRKEKGWRHLFAAARYSVQGLGRLWQEAAFRHEVLAFGVGLALLLVVGAPFAHLLVLTVLMLLLFSVEALNTAIEELVDRISPEISSVGRHAKDLGSFAVFCLLMANGFFVLYSLVTSLFF, from the coding sequence ATGGACGCGACGCCGCAAAGACCGCAACCGGACCCCGCCTTTCGCAAGGAAAAAGGCTGGCGGCATCTTTTCGCCGCCGCGCGTTATTCCGTGCAGGGGCTTGGCCGGCTGTGGCAGGAAGCGGCGTTCCGCCACGAGGTTCTCGCCTTCGGCGTGGGGCTCGCCCTGCTTCTTGTTGTGGGCGCGCCCTTTGCGCATCTTCTCGTCCTTACTGTGCTGATGCTGCTGTTGTTTTCGGTTGAGGCGTTGAATACGGCCATCGAAGAGCTGGTGGATCGCATTTCACCGGAAATTTCCTCGGTCGGGCGGCATGCCAAAGATCTCGGCTCCTTTGCCGTCTTCTGCCTGTTGATGGCAAACGGATTTTTTGTGCTGTATTCGCTGGTGACGTCGCTGTTCTTCTAG
- the cobT gene encoding nicotinate-nucleotide--dimethylbenzimidazole phosphoribosyltransferase, which translates to MSMSGLPFDDFRALLRELPGPDTHALVAAKERNAQLTKPAGSLGRLEEIAMWLAAWSGRSPAVTRPLVAIFAGNHGVTRHGVTPYPTSVTQQMVENFAAGGAAINQICVANDLGLKIFDLALDYPTGDITCEPALSERDCAATMAFGMEAIAGGTDLLCVGEMGIGNTTIAAAINLALYGGTAEEWTGPGTGSEGEVMARKIAAVKAAVEFHKDHLSDPLEIMRRLGGREIAAIAGAILAARVQRIPVLIDGYVATAAAALLKAANSSALDHCLIGHVSGEPGHLAAVEKLGKTPLLALGMRLGEGTGAALAAGIVKAAAACHSGMATFEAAGVDTRISSHTEH; encoded by the coding sequence ATGAGCATGAGCGGATTGCCCTTCGACGATTTTCGCGCGCTGTTGCGCGAGCTTCCCGGCCCGGATACGCACGCGCTTGTGGCGGCCAAGGAGCGCAACGCGCAACTAACCAAGCCTGCAGGTTCGCTCGGCCGTCTGGAAGAAATCGCCATGTGGCTCGCCGCCTGGTCCGGCCGTTCGCCCGCCGTCACTCGCCCGCTGGTGGCGATTTTTGCTGGCAATCACGGCGTCACCCGGCACGGCGTTACGCCCTATCCGACATCTGTTACACAGCAGATGGTCGAAAATTTCGCCGCAGGTGGTGCCGCCATCAACCAGATCTGCGTTGCCAATGATCTCGGCCTCAAAATCTTCGACCTGGCGCTCGATTATCCGACCGGCGACATCACCTGTGAGCCGGCTCTTTCGGAGCGTGACTGTGCCGCCACCATGGCCTTCGGCATGGAGGCGATTGCCGGCGGCACTGATCTTCTCTGCGTCGGTGAAATGGGTATCGGCAACACCACCATTGCTGCGGCGATCAATCTCGCGCTTTACGGCGGCACGGCGGAAGAATGGACCGGTCCCGGCACCGGTTCGGAAGGCGAAGTCATGGCCCGCAAGATCGCGGCGGTGAAGGCTGCGGTGGAGTTCCACAAGGACCACCTGTCCGATCCGCTGGAAATCATGCGCCGCCTTGGCGGCCGCGAGATCGCGGCGATTGCTGGCGCCATCCTTGCCGCCCGTGTGCAGCGCATCCCCGTGCTGATCGACGGTTATGTGGCAACGGCCGCTGCCGCTCTCTTGAAGGCCGCCAATTCTTCGGCGCTCGACCATTGCCTGATCGGCCACGTCTCGGGCGAGCCTGGCCATCTCGCTGCCGTCGAAAAGCTTGGCAAGACGCCGCTTCTGGCGCTTGGCATGCGGCTTGGTGAAGGGACTGGTGCAGCACTTGCCGCCGGCATCGTCAAGGCCGCCGCAGCTTGCCATTCCGGCATGGCGACGTTCGAGGCGGCGGGTGTGGATACCCGCATCAGCTCGCACACCGAGCATTGA
- a CDS encoding adenosylcobinamide-GDP ribazoletransferase — protein sequence MKAGDFVTDVMHSLAFLSRLPVPSRFFDNTDGVSMRRTARAFPAAGLLIALPAAFLVVIFAGFDASPQLTGWLAIGLTALMTGALHEDGLADMADGFGSGKDRARTLEIMKDSRIGSYGTIAMVLSFALRATALASLLETLPGKTAAACLIAALVLSRALMVWHWQALPAAKTSGIAANAGQPGESERNIALVTGLLIFLLFTLHALPLVAIAFVLAAAFLAAVLFGRLCDRKIGGHTGDTIGACQQITEIVTLVALALAA from the coding sequence ATGAAGGCCGGGGATTTTGTAACAGATGTCATGCATTCCCTCGCCTTTCTCAGCCGCCTGCCGGTTCCTTCGCGGTTTTTCGACAATACCGACGGCGTGTCGATGCGCCGCACCGCCCGCGCCTTTCCCGCTGCCGGTCTGCTGATCGCCCTGCCCGCCGCTTTCCTGGTGGTGATTTTCGCCGGTTTCGATGCATCGCCGCAGCTCACGGGCTGGCTCGCCATCGGCCTGACGGCGCTCATGACAGGCGCATTGCATGAGGACGGGCTGGCCGACATGGCCGACGGTTTCGGCAGCGGCAAGGACAGGGCCCGCACGCTCGAGATCATGAAGGACAGCCGCATCGGCAGCTATGGCACCATCGCCATGGTTCTTTCCTTTGCGTTGCGTGCCACAGCACTCGCATCCCTGCTTGAGACTCTTCCTGGAAAAACCGCCGCCGCCTGCCTGATCGCCGCGCTCGTCCTCAGCCGCGCCCTGATGGTGTGGCACTGGCAAGCCCTTCCCGCCGCCAAGACCTCCGGCATTGCGGCAAATGCCGGCCAGCCGGGCGAAAGCGAACGCAACATCGCGCTGGTGACGGGTTTGCTGATCTTCCTGCTTTTCACGCTGCACGCCCTGCCGCTTGTCGCCATTGCATTTGTGCTGGCCGCCGCCTTCCTCGCGGCGGTGCTGTTCGGCAGGCTCTGCGACAGGAAGATCGGCGGCCATACCGGCGACACCATCGGCGCCTGCCAGCAGATCACGGAGATCGTTACTCTCGTCGCCCTTGCTCTTGCGGCATGA
- a CDS encoding DUF1289 domain-containing protein has product METPCIHICRLDATNSLCIGCGRTLGEIGGWAGYSDEKRRTIMRALPQRLENLNESAKETHTA; this is encoded by the coding sequence ATGGAAACACCCTGCATCCATATCTGCCGCCTGGACGCGACCAACAGCCTCTGCATCGGCTGCGGCCGCACGCTGGGCGAAATCGGCGGCTGGGCAGGTTATAGCGACGAGAAGCGCCGCACGATCATGCGGGCACTGCCGCAGAGACTGGAAAATTTGAACGAGAGCGCCAAGGAGACACATACCGCATGA
- a CDS encoding TIGR02281 family clan AA aspartic protease, giving the protein MNRLTIVLLLLAVGLGLLLINHDGGRTLGIDNDQFAHVLYLLPIAGLLSAGILAGRRGSFGTVIRQLAAWLVIILGLASLYLYRYDLQSFSDRLLSGLIPGRAVVVTTSGGEQEIVLHKSMSGHFEANVTVEGKTIHMLVDTGASSVVLANADAAAIGIDTTGLRYTVPVMTANGRTAAAPVTLSEIGIGPIARRDIPALVAKDGQLGQSLLGMSFLSTLGSLQMQTDELRLRDR; this is encoded by the coding sequence ATGAACAGACTGACCATCGTTCTCCTTCTGCTCGCCGTCGGCCTTGGCCTGCTGCTCATCAATCACGACGGCGGCCGAACACTCGGTATTGATAATGATCAATTCGCCCACGTCCTTTATCTTCTGCCCATCGCCGGTCTCCTGTCCGCCGGCATATTGGCAGGAAGGCGCGGCAGCTTCGGCACTGTCATCCGCCAGCTTGCTGCCTGGCTCGTCATCATCCTCGGTCTCGCCTCGCTCTATCTCTATCGCTACGACCTGCAATCCTTTAGCGACCGCTTGCTGAGCGGCCTGATACCGGGCCGCGCCGTGGTGGTGACGACATCGGGCGGCGAACAGGAAATCGTGCTGCACAAATCGATGAGCGGCCATTTCGAGGCGAATGTCACCGTCGAAGGCAAGACGATCCACATGCTGGTCGATACCGGCGCGAGTTCGGTCGTGCTCGCCAATGCCGATGCGGCCGCGATTGGCATCGATACGACGGGCCTGCGTTACACCGTGCCTGTCATGACCGCGAACGGCCGCACGGCAGCGGCGCCCGTCACCCTGTCCGAAATCGGCATCGGCCCGATCGCCAGACGCGACATTCCCGCCCTCGTTGCGAAGGACGGGCAACTGGGCCAGAGCCTGCTCGGCATGAGCTTCCTCTCGACGCTCGGTTCGCTGCAGATGCAGACCGACGAATTGCGGCTACGCGACCGTTGA
- the ribB gene encoding 3,4-dihydroxy-2-butanone-4-phosphate synthase: MTIARIEDAIDAISRGEMVIVVDDEDRENEGDIIAASDSITPQQIAFMMNHARGLVCVAMPGERLDALDIPLMVSRNTESLKTAFTVSVDYIPGTTTGISAADRAKTVRALVSEGSRPEDFARPGHIFPLRANPEGVLGRTGHTEAAVDLCRLAGKFPSGTICEVANDDGTMARLPQLEVFAERHGLLVVTIKDLVSYLKGEVVEEVAQKQVA; the protein is encoded by the coding sequence ATGACCATTGCTAGAATTGAAGACGCGATCGACGCCATTTCCCGTGGCGAGATGGTGATTGTGGTTGACGATGAAGACCGCGAAAACGAAGGCGATATCATCGCCGCTTCCGACAGCATCACTCCACAGCAGATCGCCTTCATGATGAACCATGCACGCGGGCTGGTGTGCGTCGCCATGCCGGGCGAGCGTCTCGATGCGCTCGACATTCCGCTGATGGTGTCGCGCAATACCGAATCCCTCAAGACGGCCTTCACCGTGTCGGTGGACTATATTCCCGGCACCACGACAGGCATTTCTGCCGCCGACCGGGCAAAGACCGTGCGTGCGCTGGTATCGGAAGGATCGCGCCCGGAAGATTTCGCCCGCCCCGGCCATATCTTCCCGCTGCGTGCCAATCCTGAAGGCGTTCTCGGCCGCACCGGCCACACGGAAGCCGCCGTGGACCTCTGCCGCCTTGCCGGGAAATTCCCGTCCGGCACCATCTGCGAAGTCGCCAACGACGACGGCACCATGGCCCGCCTGCCCCAGCTCGAAGTCTTCGCCGAACGCCACGGCCTGCTCGTCGTGACGATCAAGGACCTCGTTTCTTATCTCAAGGGCGAGGTTGTCGAGGAAGTGGCGCAGAAGCAGGTGGCTTGA
- a CDS encoding SDR family oxidoreductase, giving the protein MSTITLNAPKLFDLSGQVALVTGAGSGIGQRIAMGLAQSGANVALLDRRTDDGLAQTADFIAKAGRKSIQIAADVTSKQALTDAVARTEAELGALSLAVNAAGIANANPAEEMEESQFQTMMDINLKGVFLSCQAEANAMLKNGRGAIVNIASMSGVIVNRGLMQCHYNASKAGVIHMSKSMAMEWVGRGIRVNTISPGYTATPMNTRPEMVHQTKLFEEQTPMQRMAGVDEMVGPAIFLLSDAASFVTGVDLLVDGGFCCW; this is encoded by the coding sequence ATGTCCACCATCACCCTCAACGCGCCGAAATTGTTCGATCTTTCCGGACAGGTGGCGCTCGTCACCGGGGCCGGCTCCGGCATCGGCCAGCGCATCGCCATGGGGCTTGCCCAGTCCGGCGCCAATGTCGCGCTGCTTGATCGCCGCACCGATGACGGTCTGGCGCAGACGGCCGATTTCATTGCCAAAGCTGGCCGCAAATCGATCCAGATCGCCGCCGATGTCACCAGCAAGCAGGCGCTGACCGATGCGGTCGCCCGCACGGAAGCAGAACTCGGTGCGCTTTCGCTCGCCGTCAATGCGGCCGGCATCGCCAATGCCAATCCGGCTGAGGAGATGGAGGAAAGCCAGTTCCAGACGATGATGGACATCAATCTGAAGGGCGTTTTCCTCTCCTGCCAGGCGGAAGCCAACGCCATGCTGAAGAACGGCCGTGGCGCGATCGTCAACATTGCCTCCATGTCCGGCGTCATCGTCAATCGCGGGCTGATGCAGTGCCACTACAACGCCTCGAAGGCGGGCGTCATCCACATGTCGAAATCCATGGCGATGGAGTGGGTGGGCCGCGGCATCCGCGTCAACACCATCTCGCCGGGTTACACCGCAACGCCGATGAATACGCGGCCGGAGATGGTGCACCAGACCAAGCTCTTTGAAGAGCAGACGCCGATGCAGCGCATGGCAGGCGTGGACGAAATGGTCGGCCCGGCGATCTTCTTGCTCTCCGATGCGGCGAGCTTCGTGACGGGCGTTGATTTGCTGGTGGATGGCGGTTTCTGCTGCTGGTAG
- a CDS encoding sugar ABC transporter ATP-binding protein, with product MREPVLSLRGISKRYGPLEVLKAVDLDVYPGEVVALLGENGAGKSTLSGIIAGSREPSEGKMTWLGQPYAPASPREAIDKGIVLIHQELKLLSELSIAENVFIGRWPMKNGVIDRAEMVRRAQQQLARLNLHIPATRKVAGLSTANQQLIEIAKALALDAKLLILDEPTAALGGAETQALFEQVRKLRAEGVGIIYISHRMEEIKQITDRIVVLRDGERVHEFADSATPVRTIVESMVGRSLERLFPALPEPQDKVVLQVKGLTGANNAFRDISFGVRAGEILGIAGLIGAGRTELVRAISGADPTSAGEVLLDGKVLSLKSPADAIAKGIVMVPEDRKLQGLVVEHEIGENLIYANLDRVGTGWITPRIKRAFTREAIAKFGVKGRSEQPASDLSGGNQQKVVIAKWLARNPRVVVLDEPTRGIDVGARAGIYDIIVGLAKDGVAVIVVSSDLEEVLGVSNRILVLAQGKQAGILSRDDANDVSVMELATI from the coding sequence ATGCGCGAGCCGGTTCTTTCGCTACGTGGCATCAGCAAACGTTACGGTCCGCTCGAGGTTCTGAAAGCCGTCGATCTCGACGTCTATCCCGGAGAAGTGGTGGCGTTGCTGGGTGAAAACGGCGCGGGCAAGTCCACGCTGTCCGGCATCATTGCCGGCTCCCGCGAGCCGTCCGAGGGCAAGATGACGTGGCTCGGGCAGCCTTACGCGCCCGCATCGCCGCGTGAGGCGATCGACAAGGGCATCGTTCTTATTCATCAGGAATTGAAGCTTCTGTCGGAGCTTTCCATTGCCGAAAACGTCTTCATTGGCCGCTGGCCGATGAAAAATGGCGTGATCGACCGCGCCGAGATGGTGCGGAGAGCCCAGCAGCAGCTGGCGCGCCTCAACCTGCATATTCCCGCAACGCGCAAGGTGGCTGGCCTTTCGACCGCCAACCAGCAGCTGATCGAAATCGCCAAGGCGCTGGCGCTCGATGCCAAACTTCTGATCCTCGACGAGCCGACGGCGGCACTTGGCGGCGCGGAAACGCAGGCGCTGTTTGAGCAGGTGCGCAAGCTGCGCGCCGAAGGCGTGGGCATCATCTACATTTCCCACCGGATGGAAGAGATCAAACAGATCACCGACCGTATCGTCGTGTTGCGCGATGGCGAGCGGGTGCATGAATTTGCCGATAGCGCGACGCCGGTACGTACCATCGTCGAAAGCATGGTCGGCCGCTCACTGGAGCGCCTGTTCCCGGCGTTGCCGGAACCGCAGGACAAGGTCGTGCTGCAGGTAAAGGGGCTGACCGGCGCGAACAATGCCTTCCGTGACATCAGCTTCGGCGTGCGTGCCGGCGAAATCCTCGGCATTGCCGGTCTTATCGGCGCGGGACGCACCGAGCTGGTGCGGGCGATTTCCGGTGCCGACCCAACGAGCGCCGGGGAGGTTCTGCTTGACGGCAAGGTGCTTTCGCTGAAAAGCCCGGCGGATGCTATCGCCAAGGGCATCGTCATGGTGCCGGAAGACCGCAAATTGCAGGGGCTGGTGGTGGAGCACGAGATCGGTGAAAACCTGATCTATGCCAATCTCGACCGCGTCGGCACCGGCTGGATCACGCCACGGATCAAGCGTGCCTTTACCAGGGAAGCAATCGCCAAATTCGGGGTGAAGGGCCGCAGTGAACAGCCGGCGTCCGATCTTTCCGGTGGCAACCAGCAGAAGGTGGTCATCGCCAAATGGCTTGCCCGCAATCCTCGCGTGGTGGTGCTGGATGAGCCGACCCGCGGTATCGATGTCGGCGCGCGGGCGGGCATATACGATATCATCGTCGGTCTGGCGAAAGATGGTGTCGCCGTCATCGTCGTCAGTTCCGATCTCGAGGAAGTGCTGGGCGTATCGAACCGCATCCTCGTGCTTGCGCAGGGAAAACAGGCCGGCATCCTCAGCCGTGACGACGCAAACGACGTCTCGGTCATGGAACTGGCGACTATCTGA
- a CDS encoding sugar ABC transporter substrate-binding protein, whose product MKFSRILLTSAALLALSLGQANAAEVKKIGLAVANLQANFFNQIKQAVEAEAKTRGISVVTVDAKGDGPTQVNQIQDLLTQNIDALIYIPAGAAAATVPVKLAKAAGVPVINIDRNADGAPGDTFLATDSVASAKGVCDYIIKQAGGSGKMVIIHGQKGTTPEVDRTKGCMESVKANSGVKVVAEQWSNMWSQDEGFQIMQNMLQANPDVSIVFAQADGLALGAAQAIKVANPSQKIVVGGFDGDTAALEALKNGVFDVTATQQTQKMGRTAVEMAVKIVGGEKVPAVQLSDATLTTKENVEGFIANHP is encoded by the coding sequence ATGAAATTTTCACGCATTCTGCTCACATCCGCCGCCCTTCTTGCCCTGTCTCTCGGCCAGGCTAATGCCGCCGAAGTCAAGAAGATCGGCCTTGCGGTCGCCAATCTGCAGGCGAACTTCTTCAACCAGATCAAGCAGGCCGTCGAAGCCGAAGCCAAGACGCGCGGCATTTCTGTCGTCACTGTCGATGCCAAGGGCGACGGCCCGACGCAGGTGAACCAGATCCAGGATCTGCTGACCCAGAACATCGATGCGCTGATCTACATTCCGGCCGGTGCCGCCGCTGCGACCGTTCCGGTAAAGCTTGCCAAGGCCGCCGGCGTTCCCGTCATCAACATCGACCGCAATGCCGATGGCGCGCCGGGCGATACTTTCCTCGCCACCGATTCCGTCGCTTCCGCCAAGGGCGTTTGCGACTACATCATCAAGCAGGCCGGCGGTTCGGGCAAGATGGTCATCATCCACGGCCAGAAGGGCACGACGCCAGAAGTCGATCGCACCAAGGGCTGCATGGAATCGGTCAAGGCCAATTCCGGCGTGAAGGTCGTTGCCGAACAGTGGTCCAACATGTGGAGCCAGGATGAAGGCTTCCAGATCATGCAGAACATGCTGCAGGCCAATCCTGACGTCTCCATCGTCTTTGCGCAGGCAGACGGTCTGGCGCTTGGCGCGGCGCAGGCGATCAAGGTTGCCAATCCCTCGCAGAAGATCGTCGTCGGCGGCTTCGATGGCGATACGGCAGCCCTTGAAGCGCTGAAGAACGGCGTCTTCGACGTGACCGCGACGCAGCAGACCCAGAAGATGGGCCGCACGGCTGTCGAAATGGCCGTCAAGATCGTCGGCGGTGAGAAGGTTCCGGCTGTGCAATTGTCCGACGCGACGCTGACGACCAAGGAAAATGTTGAAGGCTTCATCGCCAACCATCCCTGA
- a CDS encoding ABC transporter permease: protein MSALERNEGVTNTRSPLAWLSGATGPLLGLLLLCVFLTFASENFLSLRNGLNILDQITVLGIMAVGMTFVILLGGIDLSVGSVLALSMMIMGWTANVAGMPMGMAIVLALVASAACGLVVGILVTAFRVPAFIATLAMMSVARGLANMITDGQQIVGFPDWFMMLAIERHFGVLTATVLLMLVVVLVTWLFLRFRSEGRTVYAVGGNPEVARLAGINVPLVTICVYVACAVLAGLAGIVLAARLDSVQPSSGFGYELDTIAAVVIGGTSLSGGAGGIGGTLIGVLIIGVLRNGLNLLNVSPFLQQVIIGVVIVLAVGAETLRRRRS, encoded by the coding sequence ATGTCCGCGCTTGAACGCAATGAGGGGGTCACGAACACCAGGAGCCCGCTTGCCTGGCTGAGCGGCGCGACCGGGCCTCTTTTGGGCCTGCTGCTGCTCTGCGTGTTTCTGACTTTCGCCAGCGAGAACTTCCTGTCGCTTCGAAACGGGCTCAACATTCTCGACCAGATCACCGTTCTCGGCATCATGGCCGTTGGCATGACTTTCGTGATCCTGCTCGGCGGCATCGACCTTTCTGTCGGTTCGGTGCTGGCGCTGTCGATGATGATCATGGGCTGGACTGCCAATGTCGCGGGAATGCCAATGGGAATGGCGATCGTGCTGGCGCTTGTTGCGTCTGCCGCCTGCGGCCTTGTGGTCGGTATTCTCGTCACGGCTTTCCGGGTGCCGGCCTTCATTGCCACGCTTGCGATGATGTCTGTGGCGCGCGGTCTCGCCAACATGATCACGGACGGCCAGCAGATCGTCGGTTTCCCTGACTGGTTCATGATGCTGGCGATTGAGCGCCATTTCGGCGTGTTGACGGCAACCGTGCTGCTGATGCTCGTGGTGGTTCTGGTGACGTGGCTTTTCCTGCGTTTCCGCTCGGAGGGCCGTACCGTCTATGCTGTTGGCGGTAACCCTGAAGTGGCGCGTCTTGCCGGCATCAACGTGCCACTGGTGACGATCTGCGTTTATGTCGCCTGTGCAGTTCTTGCCGGTCTGGCGGGCATTGTGCTGGCGGCGCGTCTCGACTCGGTGCAGCCGTCCAGCGGCTTCGGTTACGAGCTGGATACGATTGCAGCCGTCGTCATCGGTGGAACCTCGCTTTCGGGCGGTGCAGGCGGCATCGGCGGAACGCTCATCGGCGTTCTGATCATCGGTGTGCTGCGCAACGGCCTCAACCTGCTCAATGTTTCTCCCTTTCTCCAGCAGGTCATTATCGGTGTGGTCATCGTGCTGGCCGTGGGTGCTGAAACATTGCGCCGCCGCAGAAGCTGA
- a CDS encoding transketolase codes for MQPTELERIARQIRLRDVQAVFEAGAGHVGGEMSAIDIMTALYFRVLRIWPDDPRNPARDRFVLSKGHTACALYVTLAKRGFIPEEEISTFLQPNSRLNGHPNCNKVPGVETNTGPLGHGLPVAVGMATAAKLSGADYHTYVMTGDGEMQEGSNWEAIMSAAQFKLNNLTLIIDHNRFQQGAALADTNDVAPLRPKLEAFGWEVSEINGNAMAEVVPALEHRGNRPHCIVAHTNKGHGISFMQDRVDWHHKVPSKEQYEIAVKELSEAL; via the coding sequence ATGCAGCCCACAGAGCTAGAGCGCATTGCGCGCCAGATTCGCCTTCGCGACGTACAGGCTGTTTTCGAAGCCGGCGCCGGCCATGTCGGCGGCGAAATGTCCGCTATCGACATCATGACGGCCCTTTATTTCCGCGTATTGCGCATCTGGCCGGATGATCCCAGGAACCCTGCCCGCGACCGTTTCGTGCTTTCGAAGGGCCATACGGCCTGCGCGCTTTACGTGACGCTGGCCAAACGCGGTTTCATTCCGGAAGAGGAAATCTCCACCTTCCTGCAGCCGAATTCGCGCCTCAACGGCCATCCGAACTGTAACAAGGTGCCTGGCGTCGAAACCAATACCGGCCCGCTCGGCCACGGATTGCCCGTCGCCGTCGGCATGGCCACGGCGGCCAAGCTTTCGGGCGCGGACTACCACACCTATGTGATGACCGGCGACGGCGAGATGCAGGAAGGCTCCAACTGGGAAGCCATTATGTCCGCCGCGCAGTTCAAGCTGAACAATCTGACCCTGATCATCGACCACAACCGTTTCCAGCAGGGCGCCGCCCTTGCCGACACCAACGATGTCGCGCCGCTTCGCCCCAAGCTTGAGGCTTTCGGCTGGGAAGTCAGCGAAATCAACGGCAACGCCATGGCGGAAGTTGTTCCGGCGCTGGAGCATCGCGGCAACCGTCCGCACTGCATCGTCGCCCACACCAACAAGGGTCACGGCATTTCCTTCATGCAGGACCGCGTCGATTGGCACCATAAGGTTCCGAGCAAAGAACAATATGAAATTGCCGTCAAAGAACTTTCGGAGGCATTGTGA